One genomic region from Jiangella sp. DSM 45060 encodes:
- a CDS encoding deoxyribonuclease IV: MTDALALLGTHLPAAGKPATVPERAAAMGASSVQVFLGNPRGWAMTPGDPATDDAFRAAAAEHGLTVLVHAAYLVNLGSPVPETAQRSAAALAHSLRRARDVGAAGVVVHTGSCVTAGNRDDALRQVRELLLPLLDELDGTPGGPELLLEPTAGQGQSLCATIDDLEPYLGALDHHPRARVCLDTCHLYAAGHDLAAPGGMTAMLDRFADVAGADRLAAVHANDSMDGCGSFRDRHQRIGKGHIGAAAFGELLHHKSVAGLPVVLETPGGPPAYAEDLSMLKELQPSSQK, translated from the coding sequence GTGACCGACGCGCTCGCCCTGCTGGGCACCCACCTCCCCGCGGCCGGGAAGCCGGCCACCGTCCCCGAGCGGGCCGCCGCCATGGGCGCGTCGTCGGTGCAGGTGTTCCTCGGCAACCCGCGCGGCTGGGCCATGACGCCCGGCGACCCGGCCACCGACGACGCCTTCCGCGCCGCCGCGGCCGAGCACGGCCTGACGGTGCTCGTGCACGCCGCGTACTTGGTCAACCTCGGCAGCCCGGTGCCCGAGACGGCGCAGCGCTCGGCCGCCGCGCTGGCCCACTCCCTGCGGCGGGCCCGCGACGTGGGCGCCGCCGGGGTCGTCGTCCACACCGGCTCGTGCGTGACGGCGGGGAACCGCGACGACGCGTTACGGCAGGTCCGCGAGCTGCTGCTGCCACTGCTGGACGAGCTCGACGGCACGCCCGGCGGGCCGGAGCTGCTGCTCGAGCCGACCGCCGGCCAGGGCCAGTCGCTGTGCGCGACGATCGACGACCTCGAGCCGTACCTCGGCGCGCTCGACCACCATCCTCGGGCGCGGGTCTGCCTCGACACCTGCCACCTGTACGCGGCCGGCCACGACCTCGCGGCGCCGGGCGGCATGACGGCGATGCTGGACCGGTTCGCCGACGTCGCCGGCGCGGACCGGCTGGCGGCCGTCCATGCGAACGACTCGATGGACGGCTGCGGCTCGTTCCGCGACCGTCACCAGCGCATCGGCAAGGGGCACATCGGCGCCGCCGCGTTCGGCGAACTGCTGCACCACAAATCGGTCGCCGGATTGCCGGTGGTGCTGGAGACGCCGGGCGGCCCACCGGCTTATGCCGAAGATCTTTCGATGCTGAAGGAATTACAGCCGAGTTCCCAGAAATAA